The region CGCGAGCACGCACCATAGCTCGGCGCTGTTCTTCAAGGCGAACGTGCTGGCGTCGACATTCCGCCCGCACCGCTGGCTGTCGCGGCACGCGTTCGAGCGATGGGCGCTCGATTTCCTGACGTTCGGCAACGGCTATCTGGAACGCCGCCGCAACATGGTCGGCGGCACGCTGCGGCTCGAGCCCGCGCTCGCGAAGTACGTACGGCGCAAGGCCGATTTCAGCGGCTTCGTGTACGTGAACGGCTGGCAGGACCGGCACGAGTTCGCGCCCGACAGCGTGTTCCAGCTCGTGCGGCCGGACATCAATCAGGAGGTCTATGGCCTGCCTGAGTATCTGAGCTCGCTGCACTCGGCGTGGCTGAACGAATCGTCGACGTTGTTCCGGCGCAAGTATTACGAGAACGGCAGCCACGCCGGCTTCATCCTGTACATGACCGACGCCGCGCAGAAGCAGGACGACGTGGACAACATGCGCGACGCGCTGAAGAACGCGAAGGGGCCGGGCAACTTCCGCAACGTGTTCATGTACGCGCCGGGCGGGAAGAAGGACGGCATCCAGCTCATTCCCGTGTCCGAGGTCGCCGCGAAGGACGAGTTCTTCAACATCAAGAACGTGACGCGCGATGACCTGCTCGCCGCGCACCGCGTGCCGCCGCAGTTGCTCGGCATCGTGCCGAGCAATTCGGGCGGGTTCGGCACGCCGGATACCGCCGCGCGCGTGTTCGGGCGCAATGAAATCAGGCCGCTACAGGCGCGCTTCGCCGAGCTGAACGACT is a window of Burkholderia mallei ATCC 23344 DNA encoding:
- a CDS encoding phage portal protein, whose protein sequence is MSSWRRRASTTAPSACSNVTSSAATTLRNRPRQIRAPARAEVFTFDDPTPVMNRAEILDYVECWSNGEWFEPPVSFAGLAKSFRASTHHSSALFFKANVLASTFRPHRWLSRHAFERWALDFLTFGNGYLERRRNMVGGTLRLEPALAKYVRRKADFSGFVYVNGWQDRHEFAPDSVFQLVRPDINQEVYGLPEYLSSLHSAWLNESSTLFRRKYYENGSHAGFILYMTDAAQKQDDVDNMRDALKNAKGPGNFRNVFMYAPGGKKDGIQLIPVSEVAAKDEFFNIKNVTRDDLLAAHRVPPQLLGIVPSNSGGFGTPDTAARVFGRNEIRPLQARFAELNDWLGDEVVTFDDYEIPPAPVAA